The proteins below are encoded in one region of Halocatena salina:
- a CDS encoding DolP-mannose mannosyltransferase produces MVCDWEIIHDRATSSARIGRFVLRHRYVILTLVYVAVHLWLFVTALPITGRPSGAPDPITFELGGQFLATGRIPYVDLFDIKPPLVHLIPGILATGIHFLGSPGFGYLDALVLHTASVLLTLGMTLVALFLITDLVDDITDDRLAALAAGFVPLTCPIFYMAGIGGFRPKTMALVAGLLSVRWLSRQRWLWAGLAAACAPALWQFGLVFPLFAVGIAHRSGRTALKRVLAGGAIITTVTLAPFALNGIPALRAILVEVVLLPFVVRPVREPTGTFSHVTRLISYLGWEGFCVLLVGTVGALLYPIQRRFRASTTEVSELSVPDVDVWVAIVVGVFSIQAMVVDGRGLTDSTMWVGFASVGVGLLIAQLNNRRFRQLFVVGIVVIGIVAFLTDAVTAFYGWRWVTQPEASYKRVATVYWHTSSIDTCHIRRAGDERTFVRLMGGSLSDQVCGQYSIDSMIRSLIP; encoded by the coding sequence ATGGTTTGTGATTGGGAGATAATTCACGATCGAGCGACGAGTTCCGCTCGGATCGGTCGGTTCGTTCTTCGTCATCGGTACGTGATTCTCACGCTCGTCTATGTTGCCGTGCATCTATGGCTGTTCGTCACAGCACTCCCGATCACCGGCCGTCCCTCAGGGGCACCGGATCCGATCACGTTCGAACTCGGCGGCCAGTTCCTTGCTACTGGACGGATACCGTACGTCGATCTATTCGACATCAAGCCGCCACTCGTCCATCTTATTCCCGGTATTTTAGCGACGGGTATTCACTTCCTAGGCAGTCCTGGGTTCGGATATCTCGATGCGTTGGTCCTCCATACCGCGAGTGTACTCCTCACGTTAGGTATGACGCTAGTTGCGCTGTTTCTCATCACCGATCTCGTTGACGATATCACGGACGATCGGCTGGCTGCACTGGCCGCGGGATTCGTTCCACTGACGTGTCCTATTTTCTATATGGCTGGAATCGGTGGATTTCGTCCGAAAACCATGGCTCTGGTTGCTGGCTTGTTGTCCGTTCGCTGGCTCTCCCGCCAGCGGTGGCTGTGGGCAGGGCTTGCTGCTGCTTGTGCCCCTGCGTTGTGGCAGTTCGGTCTCGTTTTCCCTCTCTTTGCGGTCGGGATCGCTCACCGGAGTGGTCGTACAGCCCTTAAACGCGTGCTCGCAGGGGGTGCCATCATCACGACCGTCACACTCGCTCCGTTTGCCCTCAATGGGATTCCAGCACTCCGTGCGATCCTCGTGGAAGTCGTGTTACTTCCGTTCGTGGTTCGACCGGTTCGAGAACCGACTGGGACTTTCTCACACGTCACTCGGTTGATCTCTTATCTCGGCTGGGAGGGTTTTTGTGTGCTGCTCGTCGGGACGGTTGGTGCGCTGCTGTATCCGATCCAGCGCCGGTTTCGAGCGAGCACCACGGAAGTGTCGGAACTGAGTGTTCCCGACGTCGACGTTTGGGTCGCCATCGTAGTGGGCGTGTTTTCGATCCAAGCCATGGTCGTGGACGGTCGCGGCTTGACCGATTCCACGATGTGGGTCGGATTCGCTTCTGTCGGCGTCGGTTTGCTCATCGCGCAACTGAACAACCGTCGCTTCCGGCAGCTCTTCGTGGTGGGAATCGTCGTCATCGGAATCGTCGCGTTTTTGACTGACGCGGTTACTGCGTTCTACGGGTGGCGATGGGTGACACAACCGGAGGCGTCCTATAAACGCGTGGCAACGGTTTACTGGCACACCAGTTCTATCGACACGTGCCATATCCGACGCGCCGGTGATGAACGGACGTTCGTCCGTTTGATGGGAGGTTCGTTGTCCGATCAGGTGTGTGGACAGTATTCGATCGACAGCATGATTCGTTCACTCATCCCGTGA
- a CDS encoding MATE family efflux transporter translates to MSTLDELRRLFVDPTDDLDLTAGPVGKPLLYLSAPIIVTNLLQTAYNLADTFWLGQYSTTALAAISFAFPMVFLLFSLALGVSVAGSVLVAQHIGADQEDNAEYAASQTVTFSLIASVLLGGIGYVFVDEYLVVLGATDSVIPPATAYMKTISLGLFAMFGFAVFISLMRGYGDTVTPMLVMFGSVVLNIVLDPILIFGFADNPLFGHLGLNGVESVARSLTGFTGSGIEGAAIATVFSRLLAFVVGLAIMFRGERGVEIHLRQMIPDLGYGRQFVDLGVPASVEGTGVALSTNVLLFILAAYPESVVAAYGIGTRVFSVVFLPAIAFSQGIETMTGQNIGAGKHDRAERTNHYGARVMAVVLTVLGVVAFFRARSIAAVFTTDTTVIDATATFMQLTALTFGGTGVRRAYLGGFRGAGKTLTAAVITVAVVGIQLPLAWLGSIILGTHGIWLSFAVANVFGALLAFVWFQHTTRSDSLSEQYEKTTVTEPATDD, encoded by the coding sequence GTGAGCACACTCGATGAACTTCGTCGTCTGTTCGTCGACCCGACAGACGACCTCGATCTGACCGCAGGGCCGGTCGGTAAGCCGTTGTTGTATCTCTCCGCACCGATCATCGTCACGAACCTGTTGCAGACGGCGTACAATCTCGCGGACACCTTTTGGCTCGGGCAGTACAGCACGACCGCGCTCGCGGCGATCAGCTTCGCGTTCCCGATGGTGTTTCTGTTGTTCTCACTCGCACTCGGCGTATCCGTCGCCGGGAGCGTGCTCGTCGCCCAACACATCGGTGCCGACCAGGAGGACAACGCCGAATACGCCGCCTCCCAGACAGTAACGTTCTCGCTGATCGCGTCGGTGCTGTTGGGTGGCATCGGTTACGTCTTCGTGGACGAGTATCTCGTGGTGTTAGGAGCGACAGACAGCGTGATTCCCCCGGCGACGGCGTACATGAAAACCATCTCGCTTGGCTTGTTCGCCATGTTCGGTTTCGCGGTGTTCATCTCGCTGATGCGTGGGTACGGCGACACCGTGACGCCGATGCTCGTGATGTTCGGATCGGTCGTACTCAACATCGTACTCGATCCGATCCTCATCTTCGGTTTCGCCGATAACCCGCTGTTCGGTCATCTTGGGCTGAACGGCGTCGAGTCCGTGGCGCGTTCCCTGACCGGCTTCACGGGATCGGGGATCGAGGGTGCGGCGATCGCGACGGTGTTCTCGCGGCTGCTCGCGTTCGTGGTTGGGTTGGCGATCATGTTCCGGGGAGAACGCGGTGTCGAGATCCATCTCCGGCAGATGATACCGGATCTGGGCTACGGTCGTCAGTTCGTCGATCTCGGCGTTCCGGCGTCAGTCGAAGGAACGGGGGTCGCGCTGTCGACCAACGTGTTGTTGTTCATCCTCGCAGCGTATCCCGAATCGGTTGTGGCCGCCTACGGCATCGGAACGCGGGTGTTTTCGGTGGTCTTCTTGCCAGCGATCGCTTTTTCTCAGGGAATCGAGACGATGACCGGACAGAACATCGGCGCTGGAAAACACGACCGCGCCGAGCGCACGAACCATTACGGTGCGCGCGTGATGGCGGTCGTGCTCACCGTGTTGGGTGTGGTCGCCTTTTTCAGGGCGCGCTCGATCGCCGCCGTATTCACTACGGATACCACCGTGATCGACGCGACGGCGACGTTCATGCAGCTAACAGCGCTCACGTTCGGGGGGACTGGCGTACGACGAGCGTATCTGGGTGGCTTCCGGGGGGCTGGCAAAACCCTCACTGCCGCGGTGATCACTGTAGCCGTGGTCGGGATACAGCTCCCGCTGGCGTGGCTCGGTTCGATCATCCTCGGCACACACGGGATCTGGCTCTCGTTTGCTGTTGCAAACGTTTTCGGGGCCCTCCTCGCCTTCGTCTGGTTCCAGCACACCACGCGCAGCGACAGTCTGAGCGAACAGTACGAGAAAACGACTGTCACCGAACCGGCCACGGACGATTGA
- a CDS encoding aldehyde dehydrogenase family protein, with product MSQQVEVHEHYINGEFVEGAGEETFESSNPASGETLGTFQRGTETDVERAVAAAEEAFEEWRDLSHIDRAEYLWEIYHELKERTEELGEIVTEECGKEISEGKADVVEAAHMVEWAAGDARHPHGDVVPSEIPSKDAYMRRKPVGVVGCITPWNFPVAIPFWHMAVALVEGNTVVWKPAEQTPLCGQVIAELFESTGIPDGVFNMVQGYGDAGAEIVDSPTVDTVLFTGSAEVGHEIAGTVASRPGTTCACEMGGKNAVLITDEADLDVAVHSAVMSSFKTTGQRCVSSERLIVHEDVYDEFKDRFVELAERVAVGDPLDPNTFMGPLIEQRQVERFHEYNALAREEGANVLVDRAELDDEEVPDGHESGNWVGPFVYEIDYDDAGETRCIREEVFAPHVALMKYSGDIERGVEIQNDTPYGLAGSIISEDYRQINYYRDHAELGLAYGNLPCIGAEVHLPFGGVKKSGNGYPSAREVIEAVTERTAWTLNNSTDIEMAQGLSADITTDE from the coding sequence ATGAGCCAACAGGTAGAAGTACACGAACACTACATCAACGGCGAGTTCGTCGAGGGAGCGGGTGAGGAGACGTTCGAATCGTCGAACCCAGCGAGCGGTGAGACGCTCGGAACGTTCCAGCGGGGAACGGAAACTGACGTCGAGCGCGCCGTCGCGGCGGCAGAAGAGGCGTTCGAGGAGTGGCGTGATCTCTCCCACATCGACCGCGCGGAGTATCTCTGGGAGATCTACCACGAACTCAAAGAGCGGACGGAAGAGCTCGGCGAGATCGTGACCGAGGAGTGTGGCAAGGAGATCTCGGAAGGGAAAGCCGACGTGGTTGAGGCCGCTCACATGGTCGAATGGGCGGCTGGAGACGCGCGTCACCCACACGGCGACGTGGTTCCGAGCGAGATTCCGAGCAAGGATGCCTACATGCGTCGCAAGCCGGTGGGCGTCGTCGGCTGTATCACGCCGTGGAACTTCCCGGTGGCCATTCCCTTTTGGCACATGGCCGTCGCACTCGTGGAGGGCAACACCGTCGTCTGGAAGCCCGCCGAGCAGACACCGCTGTGTGGACAGGTCATCGCGGAGCTGTTCGAATCGACGGGGATTCCCGACGGCGTGTTCAACATGGTGCAAGGGTACGGCGACGCCGGTGCGGAGATCGTCGACTCTCCGACCGTGGATACGGTGTTGTTCACCGGTAGCGCAGAGGTGGGCCACGAGATCGCCGGCACGGTCGCCTCCCGGCCGGGAACGACGTGTGCGTGTGAAATGGGCGGGAAAAACGCGGTGCTCATCACTGACGAAGCTGATCTCGACGTGGCCGTCCACTCGGCCGTGATGTCCTCGTTCAAAACGACGGGCCAGCGGTGTGTGTCGAGCGAGCGACTCATCGTCCACGAGGACGTGTACGACGAGTTCAAAGACCGGTTCGTAGAACTGGCCGAACGCGTCGCCGTCGGCGATCCGCTCGATCCGAACACGTTCATGGGACCGCTCATCGAACAGCGACAGGTCGAACGGTTCCACGAGTACAACGCCCTCGCACGCGAGGAGGGTGCGAACGTGCTCGTCGATCGGGCAGAGCTCGACGACGAGGAGGTCCCCGACGGACACGAGAGTGGAAACTGGGTCGGTCCGTTCGTCTACGAGATCGACTACGACGACGCGGGTGAGACGCGGTGTATCCGTGAAGAGGTGTTTGCACCTCACGTCGCACTCATGAAATACTCCGGTGACATCGAGCGCGGCGTCGAGATCCAAAACGACACGCCCTACGGATTAGCCGGATCGATCATCTCTGAGGACTACCGACAAATCAACTACTACCGAGATCACGCCGAACTCGGACTGGCGTACGGCAATCTCCCGTGTATCGGCGCGGAAGTGCACCTTCCCTTCGGCGGCGTGAAAAAATCGGGCAACGGCTACCCGAGTGCGCGCGAAGTCATCGAGGCGGTCACCGAACGAACCGCATGGACGCTCAACAACTCCACGGACATCGAGATGGCACAGGGACTCTCGGCGGACATCACGACAGACGAGTAA
- a CDS encoding carbon-nitrogen family hydrolase, whose protein sequence is MKIALAQLRIEPGDVAGNVDRAEAAIADAAALGVDLVCLPEAFNVGYFSFSAYTEHAEGLSGPTLSRLSAAARENNIAVVAGTIIEDLTETDGGPAAEGLANTAVFFDRDGTRKAVYRKRHLFGYDSRESELLVPGEQLPTVSFEGFTVGLTTCYDLRFPELYRSLLDAGVTLVLVPSAWPYPRVEHWELLARARAVENLCYVAATNGTGEFEDATLLGRSTVYDPWGTVLASSGDDPTLVTAAVDSDRIDSVRAEFPALDDRRL, encoded by the coding sequence ATGAAGATCGCACTCGCACAGCTACGGATCGAGCCGGGCGATGTTGCGGGCAACGTCGACCGGGCCGAGGCTGCTATCGCCGATGCCGCTGCTCTCGGCGTCGATCTCGTCTGCCTTCCGGAGGCGTTCAACGTCGGTTACTTCTCCTTTTCCGCCTACACCGAGCACGCCGAGGGACTGTCGGGACCGACGCTCTCTCGGCTATCTGCGGCGGCTCGAGAGAACAACATCGCGGTGGTAGCTGGTACCATTATCGAGGATCTCACCGAAACGGATGGGGGACCAGCCGCAGAGGGGTTGGCAAACACGGCCGTCTTCTTCGACCGGGATGGAACACGGAAAGCGGTGTATCGGAAACGCCATCTGTTTGGGTACGACTCCCGAGAGTCAGAGCTTCTCGTTCCCGGTGAACAGCTTCCGACCGTCTCCTTCGAGGGCTTTACCGTTGGACTCACCACCTGCTATGACCTTCGGTTTCCCGAGCTGTACCGGTCGCTTCTGGACGCTGGCGTGACCCTCGTGCTCGTCCCGAGCGCGTGGCCCTATCCCCGAGTCGAACACTGGGAACTGCTCGCGCGGGCACGGGCGGTCGAAAACCTCTGTTATGTAGCCGCCACAAACGGCACTGGAGAGTTCGAGGATGCCACACTGCTCGGCCGCTCGACCGTCTATGACCCGTGGGGCACCGTGCTTGCCAGCTCGGGCGACGATCCGACGCTCGTTACCGCCGCCGTCGATTCCGACCGCATCGACTCGGTTCGAGCAGAGTTCCCCGCGCTCGATGACCGGCGGCTGTGA
- a CDS encoding protein-L-isoaspartate(D-aspartate) O-methyltransferase gives MTRENDRERLVEVLSRSERIHRESVLEAIGAVPRHEFVPDSHTQQAYHDRPLPIGHGQTISAPHMVAIMTDRLALSPEDRVLEIGTGCGYHAAVVAEIVDTTVYSVEFQPELAESAQRQLDRLGYDVTVTAGDGHDGWPEHAPYDAAYLTCATPELPDPIVEQIATGGRIVAPVGTGRQQLLIAEKESDGSLTRRTDGYVQFVPMRG, from the coding sequence ATGACCCGTGAAAACGATCGTGAACGGCTCGTGGAGGTTCTCTCCCGAAGCGAACGCATCCATCGAGAGTCAGTGCTCGAAGCTATTGGGGCTGTGCCACGCCACGAGTTCGTTCCCGACAGCCACACACAGCAGGCCTACCACGACCGGCCACTCCCGATCGGCCACGGTCAGACGATCAGTGCACCACACATGGTCGCCATCATGACCGATCGATTGGCGCTCTCGCCGGAAGACCGAGTGCTCGAAATCGGTACGGGGTGTGGGTATCACGCCGCCGTCGTCGCCGAGATCGTCGATACCACCGTCTACAGTGTCGAGTTTCAGCCTGAACTCGCTGAGTCGGCCCAACGACAGCTCGATCGCTTGGGCTACGACGTCACTGTTACAGCTGGCGACGGACACGACGGCTGGCCGGAACACGCGCCCTACGACGCTGCGTATCTGACGTGCGCCACCCCGGAACTCCCAGACCCGATCGTCGAACAGATCGCTACTGGTGGGCGTATCGTCGCACCGGTTGGAACGGGACGACAGCAGCTTCTCATCGCCGAGAAAGAATCGGACGGATCGCTGACTCGCAGGACTGACGGCTACGTCCAGTTCGTCCCGATGCGGGGATGA